The Carboxydocella sporoproducens DSM 16521 DNA segment TGCCAGAATAGATGGGCTGGTACAAATGGCGTCTGAAATTGGTATCAATGTTTATATTTTTGACTCTATAGAATGTTTAGAAAAACATAAAAGTGTTTGTGATAACAATTGTCAAAAGTTTATGGTGGTCAGGGAAATTCATGGAGTGAAGGAAATTGACCCAATAGAATTTATTGAGGATGTGCTTAGAGATGCTATCGGCTATTAGTCTTGCAATATTTGGTTTCTTAGCAGGGGTTTGGCTGGGAAAGCTTCAGTGGAAAATAAACAGGGAAGCTACAGCTCCGAGTTATTCTTTATACAAACCTGAAATTTATTTAGCCTATGAAACGTTACACTATTTAAGGCAAGGCCTGACTCCGGAAACAGCTCAAAAGGTTGTTGAAATTATTAAAAGAATTATTCCGGTAGATGCTGTAGCGATTACTGATACCCAGCAAATTATAGGATTTGCCGGAGCAGGCTGCAATCATCATCGTTTAGGGAAAAGTATTATTACTAACGTAACCAAGGAAGCCATTAATGCAGGTAAGGTGATGGTAATAAATAACGGTGAATTTAATTGTTCAATTAAAGATTGTTCCTGTCCCCTTAAAGCAGCGGTAATTGTACCTCTTTTTTGTGACAGCAAGGTTGTTGGTACCCTGAAATTATACCAGGTTAATAGGACTCGCATTGATGATTATCTACTGAACTTAGCCAAAGGTATCGGCCAGATCCTTAGTATTCAGATTGAACTTGCGGAAAAAGAACATCAAAAACAATTGGCGGCCAAAGCCAAGCTAGAAGCCCTGCAGGCTCAGATTAGACCTCATTTTCTGTTTAACGTTATCAACACGATTATCTATTGTAGTAGAAATGACCCGGATAAGGCTCGGGAGTTGCTAATTGAGTTCTCAAAGTTCTTCCGCAAAACATTAAAAAGTGACCAAGATTTTATCACCCTCAGCGA contains these protein-coding regions:
- a CDS encoding histidine kinase, with the protein product MLSAISLAIFGFLAGVWLGKLQWKINREATAPSYSLYKPEIYLAYETLHYLRQGLTPETAQKVVEIIKRIIPVDAVAITDTQQIIGFAGAGCNHHRLGKSIITNVTKEAINAGKVMVINNGEFNCSIKDCSCPLKAAVIVPLFCDSKVVGTLKLYQVNRTRIDDYLLNLAKGIGQILSIQIELAEKEHQKQLAAKAKLEALQAQIRPHFLFNVINTIIYCSRNDPDKARELLIEFSKFFRKTLKSDQDFITLSEEIEYIKTYITLEQARFGDRLKVAFNVESHLLNILIPGLIIQPLVENAILHGVSPLTNGGEVTITCKEKNKTLYVLVRDNGKGIPRDRQAKILIPTQDTNNGLALSNIDQRLISLYGPKYRLKIKSQEHRGTMVLIKIPLGGVNDARSMCKMSKLYDSDGRDLSYHALC